A genomic window from Lotus japonicus ecotype B-129 chromosome 1, LjGifu_v1.2 includes:
- the LOC130731761 gene encoding uncharacterized protein LOC130731761, with translation MRHTLKKDLELERQLKLINKTPIKIIHTKSGQIVDCIDIRNQPAFDHPLLQNHKLQRKPSFKSITGKNIVNSSISKPVFGLGKNQCPTGTIPIRRTTKDDLIRGKSVVNYLDVRPSFLDIHHAQVVLKQIPGSSYFGVRGTNSIYNPRVNKNQSSLSHMWVQNGSEDDLNAIVVGWQVSPDLYGDDRTYLFTFWTSSDNSKKTGCYNVLCPGFIQIDKEVFIGGVIDKTSVDGGPQFEMTVSLSQDNITKNWWVIINDINIGYFPAALFSNLNSASLLGWGGRTTTPHGTPSPPMGSGQFPDDHFSDGCYFKHISYQDESSEHYEPDDYLIRTFTDKPNCFGAKYYGHWEQVEYSLIFGGPGGECGN, from the exons ATGCGACATACACTAAAAAAAGATTTGGAGTTGGAGAGACAGTTAAAACTCATTAACAAGACTCCTATCAAGATTATTCAT ACAAAGTCTGGGCAGATTGTTGATTGCATTGATATAAGGAATCAACCAGCCTTTGACCATCCTTTGCTGCAGAATCATAAGTTGCAG AGAAAACCAAGCTTTAAGAGCATAACGGGAAAAAATATTGTCAATAGTTCTATTTCCAAACCGGTATTTGGCCTTGGGAAGAATCAATGTCCCACAGGAACTATTCCGATTCGAAGGACTACAAAAGATGATCTCATTCGAGGTAAATCAGTAGTCAATTATCTTGACGTGAGACCAAGTTTTCTCGACATTCAT CATGCGCAAGTAGTTCTTAAACAAATTCCTGGAAGCAGTTATTTTGGAGTTCGTGGAACTAATAGCATTTACAATCCAAGAGTTAACAAGAATCAATCAAGTTTGTCTCATATGTGGGTTCAAAATGGATCAGAAGATGATCTAAATGCAATTGTCGTTGGGTGGCAA GTGTCTCCAGATCTCTACGGCGATGATCGAACTTATCTTTTCACATTCTGGACGTCG TCAGACAACTCGAAGAAGACTGGATGCTACAATGTATTATGTCCGGGTTTTATTCAGATTGACAAAGAAGTCTTCATCGGAGGAGTTATTGACAAAACATCTGTCGACGGTGGACCACAGTTTGAGATGACGGTTTCTCTATCACAG GACAACATAACAAAAAATTGGTGGGTGATTATCAACGATATAAACATTGGATATTTTCCAGCAGCTTTATTCTCCAACTTGAATTCAGCTTCTCTATTGGGATGGGGTGGAAGAACAACTACTCCACATGGAACTCCTAGTCCTCCAATGGGATCAGGACAATTTCCTGATGATCACTTTTCTGATGGATGTTATTTTAAGCATATTTCATATCAGGATGAATCTAGTGAACATTACGAACCGGATGATTATTTGATACGTACATTCACAGACAAACCTAATTGCTTTGGCGCTAAATATTATGGACATTGGGAACAAGTTGAATATTCTCTCATATTTGGTGGACCTGGTGGTGAATGtggaaattga